From Musa acuminata AAA Group cultivar baxijiao chromosome BXJ3-8, Cavendish_Baxijiao_AAA, whole genome shotgun sequence, one genomic window encodes:
- the LOC135586947 gene encoding uncharacterized protein LOC135586947 codes for MQLCSCFGPSKAERREADRLEAEEARARAAEAAQKRQEQFDKSAAGKAARAQIAATKKSSEPSKGEPVLKWQMG; via the exons ATGCAGCTGTGTTCGTGCTTCGGCCCTTCGAAGGCCGAGAGGCGGGAGGCGGATCGGCTCGAGGCCGAAGAAGCCCGCGCCAGAGCCGCCGAAGCCGCTCAGAAGAG GCAGGAGCAATTTGACAAGTCGGCCGCCGGGAAGGCAGCCCGAGCGCAGATAGCGGCAACAAAGAAATCCAGCGAGCCGAGCAAAGGAGAACCTGTTCTCAAG TGGCAGATGGGATGA